The nucleotide sequence GGCCGTCCCCCGGGTCGCCGATTTCGTCGGCGTCGACCTGCTCACCTTTCTCGACCAGGGTGAGGAACCCCCCTCGGGCCCGCTGTCCGGTCCCATCACCATGTGCCGCGCAGCCCATCGCTCCGTCCTCCCCGGAACCCCGGAGGCCGTGGTCGGCGTGGGCGAACTGGACACCCACCCGGAGTCCTCACCGTCGGCCGAATGCCTGACCGAGGGCCGGGCCATCCTCTACCGGGTGAGCGACGAGCTCATGGTCCGGTGGGACGCCCTCGACCCGGTACGGGCCGCCCGGATCCGGGAGTACGGGATCCACTCGGAGCTGGTGGTGCCGATGCGCACCCGCGGTGTCACCCTTGGCGTGGTGTTCTTCGCGCGCCACCGGACACCGGTGCCCTTCGACGAGGACGACCTGCTGCTGGCCGAGGAGATCACGGCCCGAGCGGCCGTATGCGTGGACAACGCACGCCGCTACAAGCGCGAGCGCATGACGGCCAGGGCTCTGCAGCGCAATCTGCTGCCGCGGCGCCTGCCCGACCTGGCCGCGGTGGAGGTCATCTCGCGCTATCTGCCCGCGGAAACCTGGGCCGGCGTGGGCGGCGACTGGTTCGACGTGATCCCGCTGTCCGGCGCTCGCGCCGCCCTGGTGGTCGGCGACACCGTGGGCCGTGGCGTCGAGGCGTCCGCCACCATGGGGCGGCTGCGCAGCGCCATACGCACCCTGGCCGATATCGATCTGCCGCCCGGCGAGCTGCTCACCCACCTCGACGATCTCGTGACCCGGCTGGCGGCCGAGGACGATCCCGAACCCCCCGGGGCCATCGGCGCCACCTGCCTGTACGCGGTCTACGACCCGGTCTCCCGCCACTGCACGATCGCCAGCGCCGGTCACCCCCCGCCCGTCGTGGTCACCCCGGACGGCAGCGCCGACATCCTCGACGTCCCCAACGGCCCGCCCCTCGGCCTCAGCACCCTGCCCTTCGAGGCGGTCGAGACCGAACTTTCCGAGGGCAGTGTCCTCGCCCTCTACACCGACGGTCTGGTCGAGGGCCACGACCGCGCGATCGACGAGGGACTGGAGGCGCTGCGCGAGGCCCTGGCCCAGCCGGGCCCGTCCCTGGACGCCCTCGGCGACACCGTCCTGCGGACTCTGCTCCCCGCCCGCCCCGAAGACGATGTCGCCCTGCTCCTCGCCCGCGCCCGGGCCCTCGGCCCCGACCGGGTCGCCACCTGGGAGATCCCTCCGGAACCCGCCGTCGTCTCCCGGATCCGGCAGGAGGTCACCGCCCGACTGATGGACTGGGGACTGGAGAAGCTGGTCTTCACCACCGAGCTGGTCGTCAGCGAACTGGTCACCAACGCGATCCGCTACGGCCGCCCGCCCGTCCGGCTGCGCCTGAT is from Streptomyces hygroscopicus and encodes:
- a CDS encoding PAS/PAC sensor protein, which gives rise to MSSVVNEPLDMVYLATATMDSHCVVTGWSEGAQRLLGYRPEEIVGRAVTELWAGETAAEAVGRCLAGRSRWSGRVGLCHRDGHRVEAEALAHRVVADGGATGWLLVSAVAREPRSPEADAAVGAFTQAPCVLAVFDTDLRLVRANAEMEAAAAVTEDRMRGMRLVEFLPHPESEKTEEGMRRVLERGERQVLEAYLRVPGQSREHAWTISLAPLNDRTGRVYGVCFAAYDTTRLHQAQERLLLLNEAGKRIGSTLDLAHVAHELADVAVPRVADFVGVDLLTFLDQGEEPPSGPLSGPITMCRAAHRSVLPGTPEAVVGVGELDTHPESSPSAECLTEGRAILYRVSDELMVRWDALDPVRAARIREYGIHSELVVPMRTRGVTLGVVFFARHRTPVPFDEDDLLLAEEITARAAVCVDNARRYKRERMTARALQRNLLPRRLPDLAAVEVISRYLPAETWAGVGGDWFDVIPLSGARAALVVGDTVGRGVEASATMGRLRSAIRTLADIDLPPGELLTHLDDLVTRLAAEDDPEPPGAIGATCLYAVYDPVSRHCTIASAGHPPPVVVTPDGSADILDVPNGPPLGLSTLPFEAVETELSEGSVLALYTDGLVEGHDRAIDEGLEALREALAQPGPSLDALGDTVLRTLLPARPEDDVALLLARARALGPDRVATWEIPPEPAVVSRIRQEVTARLMDWGLEKLVFTTELVVSELVTNAIRYGRPPVRLRLIRDRALICEVSDFSSTAPHLRRARALDEGGRGLFLVAQLAQRWGTRLEVHGKTIWAEQDLSDD